The Mycolicibacterium smegmatis genome has a window encoding:
- a CDS encoding Hsp70 family protein, translated as MVDGTGLSIGATNLTAVQVGRAAVTRSPVLTRYPHRPSEVGVPSENPNLTGRGLILTDFVDRVGDPVGIVAADGSSHRGEVLLAEALGALLAALTRGRPAGPVAVTYPAHWRPDQVEALRAALGPELSGAPLIADATAALAALQDDPGVPARGIVAVCDFGGSGTSITLADADNGYQPIATVRHPDLSGALIDQALLTHVVDDLSAAGTIDLTGTSAIGSLSRLRAECRRAKERLSTESATHLVAELPGHRSDVRLTRTELDEVLRAPLADFVAVLQDTLERNGIHPGALAAVATIGGGARIPAVTTTLSEHLRVPVITAPHPELTAAIGGGLIAVRGTVRDDATALAPAAPVPAETGEGTGTATMAAALMAPEPPAAPQALAWSDADDVPDVAPPDEYVDDSAGSSVYGPRPQVQFADPEPDAAAAQPWYRRRGAVVGAGAAAVVAVIAAVALAVTRDDGDVAVPASTSTPVTTTEEVPPPPPPEAVDQPAPVQTVTEVLPAPETVVQTVPPPPVEQPAEPPAETPPPTTEAPPPTSEAPPTTEAPTTTEAPTTTEAPTSTPPRWSPTAPYPTIPGLPWVPAPQVPGGQAG; from the coding sequence ATGGTTGACGGGACAGGCCTGTCGATTGGTGCGACCAATCTGACGGCGGTGCAGGTGGGCAGGGCCGCGGTGACGCGGTCACCGGTGCTGACCCGCTATCCCCATCGGCCCTCCGAAGTGGGCGTGCCCAGCGAGAACCCCAACCTCACCGGGCGGGGCCTGATCCTCACCGACTTCGTCGACCGCGTCGGCGACCCCGTCGGCATCGTGGCCGCCGACGGGTCATCGCACCGCGGCGAGGTGCTGCTCGCCGAGGCGCTCGGCGCGCTGCTGGCGGCGCTGACCCGGGGCCGCCCGGCGGGCCCGGTGGCAGTCACGTATCCGGCGCACTGGCGGCCCGATCAGGTGGAGGCGCTGCGCGCCGCGCTCGGCCCCGAGCTGAGCGGCGCACCGCTGATCGCCGACGCCACCGCGGCGCTGGCCGCCCTGCAGGACGATCCCGGCGTGCCGGCCCGCGGCATCGTCGCCGTGTGCGATTTCGGCGGCAGCGGCACCAGTATCACACTCGCCGACGCCGACAACGGCTATCAACCGATCGCGACGGTGCGTCACCCTGACCTGTCGGGCGCGCTGATCGACCAGGCGCTGCTGACACACGTCGTCGACGACCTGTCGGCCGCGGGCACCATCGACCTGACCGGCACCTCGGCGATCGGCTCCCTGAGCAGGCTGCGCGCGGAATGCCGCCGCGCCAAAGAGCGCCTGTCCACCGAGTCGGCGACCCACCTGGTCGCCGAACTGCCCGGGCATCGTTCCGACGTGCGGCTCACCCGCACCGAACTCGACGAGGTGCTGCGTGCGCCGTTGGCCGATTTCGTCGCCGTGCTGCAGGACACCTTGGAGCGCAACGGAATACATCCCGGGGCGTTGGCCGCCGTCGCCACCATCGGCGGCGGCGCGCGCATCCCTGCCGTCACCACGACGCTCTCGGAGCACCTACGGGTGCCGGTGATCACCGCGCCGCACCCCGAACTGACGGCGGCGATCGGCGGCGGCCTGATCGCCGTGCGCGGCACCGTCCGCGACGACGCGACCGCGCTCGCACCGGCGGCACCGGTGCCCGCCGAAACAGGGGAGGGGACCGGAACCGCGACCATGGCCGCGGCGCTGATGGCCCCCGAACCGCCCGCTGCGCCACAGGCGCTCGCGTGGTCGGACGCCGACGACGTCCCCGATGTCGCCCCGCCCGACGAGTATGTGGACGACTCAGCGGGCTCCTCGGTGTACGGTCCGCGCCCGCAGGTGCAGTTCGCCGACCCCGAACCTGATGCGGCCGCCGCGCAACCGTGGTACCGACGGCGCGGGGCCGTCGTGGGGGCGGGTGCCGCCGCGGTGGTCGCGGTGATCGCCGCGGTCGCCCTCGCCGTCACCCGCGACGACGGTGACGTGGCCGTGCCCGCCTCGACGAGCACACCCGTCACCACCACAGAAGAGGTCCCGCCTCCGCCACCACCGGAGGCAGTGGACCAGCCGGCACCGGTGCAGACCGTGACCGAGGTGCTGCCCGCCCCAGAAACCGTCGTGCAGACCGTGCCGCCGCCACCGGTGGAGCAGCCGGCCGAACCCCCGGCCGAGACGCCGCCACCGACCACGGAAGCGCCGCCGCCGACCAGTGAGGCACCCCCGACGACCGAGGCGCCCACGACCACTGAGGCACCCACGACAACCGAGGCGCCGACCAGCACGCCGCCGCGCTGGAGCCCGACGGCGCCGTACCCGACGATTCCGGGCCTGCCCTGGGTCCCCGCGCCGCAGGTCCCCGGAGGTCAGGCGGGCTGA
- a CDS encoding NAD(P)H-dependent amine dehydrogenase family protein — protein MVIAEIVGHPLFELVGVGVSNPDKVGRDVGEICGLGAPVGVTATDDVDALIALKPDALVHYGPTAAQADANIALITRFLRAGIDVCSTAMTPWVWPKMHLNPPNWIEPITEACEVGQSSCFTTGIDPGFANDLFPMTLMGLCSEVRRVRASELLDYTNYTGDYEFEMGIGKPPEHRPLLESPDILIFAWGATVPMIAHAAGVELDEITTTWDKWVTPDDRKTAKGVIEAGNVAAVRFTINGVYRGETRIQLEHVNRIGADAAPDWPTGNDNDVYRVDIEGAPSISQETAFRFTDGSGRDAAAAGCLATGLRALNAVPAVNQHLPGWVTPLDLPLIPGLGTIR, from the coding sequence ATGGTGATCGCCGAGATCGTCGGGCATCCGTTGTTCGAACTCGTCGGCGTCGGCGTCAGCAACCCTGACAAGGTTGGCCGGGACGTCGGGGAGATCTGCGGGTTGGGCGCACCGGTCGGTGTCACCGCCACCGACGACGTCGACGCGCTCATCGCGCTGAAGCCCGACGCGCTGGTGCACTACGGTCCCACCGCGGCGCAGGCCGACGCGAACATCGCACTGATCACCCGTTTTCTGCGTGCGGGCATCGACGTGTGCTCGACGGCGATGACGCCCTGGGTCTGGCCGAAGATGCATCTCAACCCGCCCAACTGGATCGAGCCCATCACCGAGGCGTGCGAGGTGGGGCAGTCGTCGTGCTTCACCACCGGCATCGACCCCGGATTCGCCAACGATCTGTTCCCGATGACGCTCATGGGCCTGTGCTCGGAGGTCCGGCGCGTGCGGGCGTCGGAACTGTTGGACTACACCAACTACACCGGCGACTACGAGTTCGAGATGGGCATCGGGAAGCCGCCCGAGCACCGGCCGTTGCTGGAGAGCCCCGACATCCTCATCTTCGCTTGGGGCGCAACGGTTCCCATGATCGCCCACGCCGCGGGCGTCGAACTCGACGAGATCACCACGACATGGGACAAGTGGGTCACCCCGGACGATCGCAAGACCGCCAAGGGCGTCATCGAGGCAGGCAACGTCGCGGCCGTGCGCTTCACCATCAACGGCGTCTACCGCGGCGAGACCCGCATCCAACTCGAACACGTCAACCGCATCGGCGCCGACGCCGCGCCCGATTGGCCCACCGGCAACGACAACGACGTCTACCGCGTCGACATCGAGGGCGCACCGTCCATCTCGCAGGAGACGGCGTTCCGCTTCACCGACGGCTCCGGCCGCGACGCCGCCGCGGCCGGGTGCCTTGCGACCGGACTGCGCGCGCTCAACGCCGTTCCCGCCGTCAACCAACATTTGCCGGGATGGGTCACGCCACTGGATCTACCTCTGATTCCAGGCTTGGGAACCATTCGCTAA
- a CDS encoding lipopolysaccharide assembly protein LapA domain-containing protein, with protein MARDEVATTTAEPRPALRYWVALILVALAAVFVVQNRARVDIHVLWVTVDSPMWFILVIIFVVGMLIGLLLRRRRG; from the coding sequence ATGGCCCGCGACGAGGTGGCGACGACCACCGCCGAACCACGGCCCGCGCTGCGCTATTGGGTGGCGCTGATCCTCGTCGCCCTCGCCGCGGTGTTCGTCGTCCAGAACCGCGCGCGGGTGGACATCCACGTGCTGTGGGTGACCGTCGATTCGCCGATGTGGTTCATCTTGGTCATCATTTTCGTCGTGGGAATGCTCATCGGTCTGCTGTTGCGCCGGCGGCGGGGATAG
- a CDS encoding SDR family NAD(P)-dependent oxidoreductase, which translates to MTQAGSSTPLADRRVLVTGGSRGIGAGIVRRLAADGAAVAFTYGASAAEAEKLVGDLTSEGAKVTAIQADSADPDQVAAAVSQAVADLGGLDVLVNNAGVAHVAPAEEFTREQFDRLVNVNIGGVFWAIHAAIPHFGEGSRIINIGSINADRVPAPNLGVYAMTKGAVQALTIGLARELGPRGITITNVQPGPIDTDMNPADGGLAEVMTSVTALGRYGHAGDIAAVVSFLAGPESGYVTGASWNVDGGYTA; encoded by the coding sequence ATGACTCAAGCCGGCAGCAGCACTCCTCTGGCGGACCGACGCGTACTGGTGACGGGAGGTTCCCGCGGAATCGGCGCCGGCATCGTCCGTCGTCTCGCGGCCGACGGCGCGGCGGTGGCGTTCACCTACGGCGCCTCGGCGGCCGAAGCCGAAAAACTCGTCGGCGACCTGACCTCCGAGGGCGCGAAAGTGACTGCGATCCAGGCTGACAGCGCCGATCCCGATCAGGTCGCCGCGGCGGTGTCGCAGGCCGTGGCCGATCTCGGCGGCCTGGATGTGCTGGTGAACAACGCCGGTGTGGCGCACGTGGCCCCGGCCGAAGAGTTCACCCGCGAACAGTTCGACCGTCTCGTGAACGTCAACATCGGCGGCGTGTTCTGGGCGATCCACGCCGCCATCCCGCATTTCGGCGAAGGTTCGCGGATCATCAACATCGGCAGCATCAACGCCGACCGGGTGCCCGCCCCCAACCTGGGGGTCTACGCGATGACCAAGGGCGCCGTGCAGGCGCTGACCATCGGCCTTGCGCGTGAACTGGGCCCGCGGGGCATCACGATCACCAACGTGCAACCGGGTCCCATCGACACCGACATGAACCCCGCCGACGGCGGTCTCGCCGAGGTCATGACCTCGGTGACGGCGTTGGGGCGCTACGGCCACGCCGGCGACATCGCGGCCGTGGTGAGCTTCCTCGCAGGCCCGGAGTCCGGGTATGTCACGGGCGCGAGCTGGAACGTCGACGGCGGGTACACCGCCTGA
- a CDS encoding acetolactate synthase large subunit, which yields MTDSQESTGAQVVMRRLLAEGVDVCFANPGTSEMHFVAALDTAPGMRPVLCLFEGVATGAADGYARIAGRPAATLLHLGPGMANGLANLHNARRAHSPVVNIVGDHATNHKALDAPLESDIDALGTWLHGAVHRPESAADLDAAVRDAVRDAVGPPGKVATVILPADFSWGPAEVPAAEVEPSEQSDSSETIDVTAAAELLRAHGDKVVILLGGTATGASGVSAAARIHAATGARTLVETFPARLARGRGIPPLDRLQYLGEVATQQLAGATHLILAGTRKPVWFFAYPGKPSELAPEDAQVHTLAPADLEKLADALGAVAPEPAEPDPLPAPTGPLTVQNWPLVIGALLPENAIISDEANTSGVLLPAATASSPPHDVLTLTGGAIGQGLPVAVGAAVAAPDRPVIALQADGSAAYTISALWTMAREQLDVTVVILNNRSYAILQMELQRVGTAATGERSRSLLDIGNPNIDFAAIAQGFGVPATRATTAEELAAQFAAAVEEPGPHLIDAVLSRVP from the coding sequence ATGACTGACTCGCAGGAGAGTACCGGGGCGCAGGTGGTGATGCGGCGACTGCTCGCCGAAGGCGTCGACGTGTGCTTCGCCAACCCCGGTACGTCGGAGATGCATTTCGTCGCCGCCCTGGACACCGCGCCCGGCATGCGTCCCGTGCTGTGCCTGTTCGAAGGTGTGGCGACCGGCGCCGCCGATGGCTACGCACGCATCGCGGGCCGGCCCGCGGCGACGCTGCTGCACCTCGGTCCCGGCATGGCCAACGGGCTGGCCAACCTGCACAACGCCCGGCGCGCGCACAGTCCCGTGGTCAACATCGTCGGCGATCACGCGACGAACCACAAGGCCCTCGACGCGCCTCTGGAATCCGACATCGACGCGCTCGGCACCTGGCTGCACGGTGCGGTGCACCGGCCGGAATCGGCCGCGGATCTCGATGCGGCCGTGCGTGATGCGGTACGCGACGCGGTCGGCCCGCCCGGGAAGGTCGCCACGGTCATCCTTCCCGCCGACTTCTCGTGGGGGCCTGCGGAAGTGCCCGCGGCCGAGGTGGAACCGTCAGAGCAATCCGACTCTTCCGAGACCATCGACGTGACCGCCGCCGCGGAATTGCTGCGCGCGCACGGCGACAAGGTCGTCATCCTGCTCGGCGGAACGGCCACCGGTGCGTCCGGGGTGAGCGCCGCGGCGCGCATCCACGCCGCCACCGGGGCCCGCACGCTGGTCGAGACCTTCCCGGCGCGACTGGCGCGCGGACGGGGCATACCGCCGCTGGACCGACTGCAGTACCTCGGTGAGGTCGCGACACAGCAGTTGGCGGGCGCGACGCATCTCATCCTCGCCGGCACACGAAAGCCCGTGTGGTTCTTCGCGTATCCAGGAAAGCCCAGTGAGCTCGCACCCGAGGACGCGCAGGTGCACACCCTCGCCCCGGCGGATCTGGAGAAACTGGCCGACGCTCTCGGCGCAGTGGCTCCCGAACCGGCAGAACCGGATCCGCTGCCCGCGCCCACCGGCCCGCTGACCGTGCAGAACTGGCCGCTGGTGATCGGTGCGCTGCTGCCCGAGAACGCCATCATCTCCGACGAGGCCAACACCAGCGGTGTGCTGTTGCCCGCCGCGACCGCATCGTCGCCGCCGCACGACGTGCTGACCCTCACGGGAGGCGCGATCGGACAGGGCCTTCCGGTCGCGGTCGGCGCCGCGGTCGCCGCGCCGGACCGCCCCGTGATCGCGTTGCAGGCCGACGGCAGCGCGGCCTACACGATCTCGGCGTTGTGGACCATGGCCCGCGAGCAACTCGACGTCACCGTGGTGATCCTCAACAACCGTTCCTACGCGATCCTGCAGATGGAACTGCAGCGCGTCGGCACCGCGGCAACCGGGGAGCGGTCGCGCTCACTGCTCGACATCGGCAATCCAAACATCGACTTCGCCGCCATCGCACAGGGTTTCGGTGTGCCCGCCACGCGCGCCACCACCGCCGAGGAGTTGGCGGCCCAGTTCGCCGCGGCGGTCGAGGAACCGGGCCCGCACCTGATCGACGCCGTCCTCAGCCGAGTGCCGTAG